The window AGGCCGTGATCCGCGCGCAGTGCGCCGATCCCGCGGTCCAGGTCATGATCCTGGCGGGGGGGACCGGCATCGCTTCGCGGGATTCCACCTTCGAGGCTGTGGAGGCGCTCCTGGACAAGCGCCTCGCCGGATTCGGCGAGCTCTTCCGGTTTCTCTCCTACCAGGAGATCGGCGCCGCTGCGATGCTCTCGAGGGCTCAGGCGGGCGTGAGCCAGGGTCGCATCATCTTCTCCCTCCCCGGCTCGCCGAACGCCTGCCGG is drawn from Candidatus Rokuibacteriota bacterium and contains these coding sequences:
- a CDS encoding molybdenum cofactor biosynthesis protein MoaB, translating into MSERDATPREHKAHAPRSVGCFVLTVSDTKTPETDTSGRLIRELLEKAGHTVKGSTIVKDEPVQVQAVIRAQCADPAVQVMILAGGTGIASRDSTFEAVEALLDKRLAGFGELFRFLSYQEIGAAAMLSRAQAGVSQGRIIFSLPGSPNACRLAMEKLIVPELGHLVREASR